One segment of Theobroma cacao cultivar B97-61/B2 chromosome 9, Criollo_cocoa_genome_V2, whole genome shotgun sequence DNA contains the following:
- the LOC18589733 gene encoding linoleate 13S-lipoxygenase 2-1, chloroplastic — protein sequence MLKPHVYHSNTTKTLLPLHKPFFHGTGCAFLPVNSRPSSSFCKTRTTFKPGCVPNRIKAAVASTVIDNVDGSASAVKALVTVKQTVGGFLTNLGLERGLDDIQDLLGKSILLELVSAELDPKTGQEKNTIKAYAHRVKQEGDDVTYEAEFKVGADFGEIGAVVVENEHRKEMFLVDIVLRGFKDNGPISVKCNSWVHSKYDNPQKRIFFTDQSHLPSQTPGGLKRLRTEELEAVRGNGVGERKAFERIYDYDVYNDIGDPDSDITKKRPVLGGSQDLPYPRRCRTGRPPCDSDPLSEKKGNLFYVPRDETFSEVKQLTFSAKTVYSVFHAVIPSLQTAIVDSDLGFPYFTAIDQLFNEGIDLPPQDNQGLWRTLLPRLLKAISDGSDNVLRFETPETMERDKFIWFRDEEFARQTLAGINPYAIQLLTEWPMKSKLDPDIYGPPESAITKEMIECEIKGYMTFDEAMKQKKLFVQDYHDLLLPYVKKVRELEGTTLYGSRTLFFLNPDETLRPLAIELTRPPMDGKPQWKEVYRPSWHSSGVWLWRLAKAHVLAHDSGYHQLVSHWLRTHCCTEPYIIATNRQLSAMHPIYRLLHPHFRYTMEINALARQYLISADGIIESCFSPGKYSMELSSVAYGLQWRFDYQALPADLISRGMAVEDPSAPHGLRLTIQDYPFANDGLLFWEILKEWVSDYVNYYYPNASLVESDEELQAWWTEIRTVGHGDKKDEPWWPVLKTPEDLIHIITTIAWVSSGHHASVNFGQYTYAGYFPSRPTIARRNMPTEEATDKDWEFFMNKPEVLLLLCFPSQIQATTVMAILDVLSNHSPDEEYLGELSESAWAENPVIKAAFERFNGRLRELEGIIDARNANKDFKNRNGAGIVPYEFLKPFSEPGVTGRGVPYSISI from the exons atgtTGAAGCCACATGTTTACCATTCCAACACCACCAAAACCCTATTGCCATTGCATAAGCCATTTTTCCATGGAACTGGCTGTGCTTTTCTGCCTGTGAACTCCAGGCCTTCTTCTTCATTCTGCAAAACTCGTACAACCTTTAAACCTGGCTGTGTCCCAAACAGAATTAAAGCAGCAGTAGCCAGTACTGTTATTGATAATGTTGATGGTTCAGCTTCCGCTGTCAAAGCTTTAGTCACTGTAAAACAAACTGTTGGTGGTTTCCTCACGAACTTAGGATTAGAAAGAGGGCTAGATGATATCCAAGACTTGCTTGGTAAATCAATTCTCTTGGAGCTTGTTAGTGCTGAGCTTGATCCAA AGACGGGGCAAGAGAAGAACACCATTAAGGCTTATGCACATCGAGTGAAACAAGAAGGTGACGATGTCACTTATGAGGCGGAATTCAAAGTAGGGGCAGATTTTGGGGAGATTGGTGCAGTTGTTGTCGAGAATGAGCACCGCAAAGAGATGTTTTTGGTGGACATAGTGCTTCGTGGTTTCAAGGATAATGGTCCGATTAGTGTCAAGTGTAATTCGTGGGTTCACTCCAAGTATGACAATCCTCAGAAGAGAATTTTTTTCACTGACCAG TCACACTTGCCATCACAAACACCAGGCGGATTAAAGAGATTGAGAACTGAAGAGCTGGAGGCTGTGAGAGGCAACGGTGTAGGAGAGCGTAAGGCTTTTGAGAGGATATATGATTATGATGTTTACAATGATATTGGTGATCCCGATTCTGATATAACTAAAAAAAGACCTGTGCTCGGCGGCAGTCAAGATCTCCCTTACCCTAGACGTTGCCGGACTGGCCGTCCGCCCTGTGATTCAG ATCCTCTTTCGGAGAAAAAGGGCAATCTTTTCTACGTGCCAAGGGATGAAACCTTCTCCGAGGTGAAGCAGCTAACATTCTCGGCAAAGACCGTCTACTCTGTGTTTCACGCAGTGATCCCATCGCTGCAGACAGCGATTGTGGACAGTGATCTTGGATTCCCATACTTCACAGCCATAGACCAGCTGTTCAACGAGGGGATTGACTTGCCCCCCCAGGATAATCAAGGCTTGTGGAGAACACTTCTTCCCAGACTTCTCAAGGCTATTTCTGATGGAAGTGACAATGTGTTGCGCTTTGAGACTCCTGAGACAATGGAGA GAGACAAATTCATTTGGTTTAGGGATGAGGAGTTTGCTCGACAAACCCTCGCCGGAATCAACCCATATGCTATTCAATTACTGACG GAATGGCCAATGAAGAGCAAACTTGACCCTGATATCTATGGTCCCCCAGAATCAGCAATTACCAAAGAAATGATCGAGTGTGAAATCAAAGGTTACATGACATTTGATGAG gcaatgaaacaaaaaaagttgTTCGTCCAAGATTACCACGACTTGTTACTACCATATGTCAAGAAAGTTAGAGAGCTTGAAGGCACAACACTGTATGGATCACGCAcactatttttcttaaatccAGATGAGACGCTGAGGCCTCTGGCCATCGAGCTCACTCGGCCACCCATGGATGGGAAGCCGCAGTGGAAAGAAGTATACAGACCTTCTTGGCATTCCTCGGGTGTCTGGCTTTGGAGGCTTGCCAAAGCTCATGTCCTTGCTCATGATTCCGGTTATCACCAGCTTGTTAGTCATTG GTTAAGAACTCATTGTTGTACCGAACCTTATATAATTGCTACTAATCGACAACTCAGTGCAATGCATCCAATCTATAGATTGCTACATCCTCATTTCCGTTACACAATGGAGATCAATGCACTAGCTCGGCAATATCTTATCAGTGCTGATGGGATCATTGAGAGCTGCTTCAGCCCTGGCAAGTACTCCATGGAGCTTAGCTCTGTTGCCTATGGCCTTCAGTGGCGATTTGATTATCAAGCACTGCCTGCAGACTTAATTAGCAg GGGGATGGCTGTTGAAGATCCAAGCGCTCCTCATGGCCTAAGGCTAACAATCCAGGACTATCCTTTTGCCAATGACGGACTCCTTTTTTGGGAAATTCTCAAAGAATGGGTTTCCGACTATGTCAACTACTACTATCCAAATGCAAGTCTTGTGGAGTCAGACGAAGAACTTCAAGCATGGTGGACAGAAATTCGTACGGTTGGACATGGTGACAAGAAAGATGAACCTTGGTGGCCTGTCCTCAAAACCCCAGAAGATCTAATCCACATTATTACAACCATTGCTTGGGTATCCTCAGGTCATCATGCATCTGTGAACTTCGGACAATATACATATGCAGGCTACTTTCCCAGTAGGCCAACGATTGCCAGAAGAAATATGCCCACCGAAGAGGCAACCGATAAAGATTGGGAATTTTTCATGAACAAACCTGAAGTTTTACTCCTACTATGCTTCCCTTCACAAATTCAAGCAACTACAGTGATGGCTATTTTGGATGTGTTATCAAATCATTCTCCAGATGAGGAATACTTGGGAGAACTGTCGGAGTCAGCATGGGCTGAAAATCCTGTGATAAAAGCGGCATTTGAAAGATTTAATGGGAGGTTAAGGGAGCTTGAAGGGATTATCGATGCAAGGAATGCAAACAAGGATTTTAAGAACAGAAATGGAGCTGGGATAGTGCCATATGAGTTTTTGAAGCCATTCTCAGAGCCTGGGGTGACTGGAAGAGGGGTTCCATATAGCATCTCAATTTGA